A single genomic interval of Streptomyces sp. NBC_00663 harbors:
- a CDS encoding preprotein translocase subunit SecD — protein sequence MEDDTAVSPPADGGDTPTACVPTEKVTTRVTVTATGTREFSAAPPTPVARADLVDASALGDRMAMERRGAWRALVVAGALVMVLGGCGGPDGRASAARSPSGDAETGARGGAPRSPTPAPTSSAQAKVFSTFRPVEPRDARALEETAELMRQRAVDAGLTGADVQVAGEGSAATITVSGPWSRQEGLRTLGRTAQLDFWPVRATAALGESACPRPDATASPDEPLTACEKKDGGHATYSLDTVAVPGTDVADAEAVNDEQTRHGWLVRLRFTAAGAERFAAVTGRLAQQQSPANQFAIVLDGTVLSAPSVSQAITGGKAEIYGSFTEASARELAAQLRTGALPVRLTEQSVTRLPPG from the coding sequence ATGGAAGACGACACGGCGGTCAGCCCGCCTGCCGACGGCGGCGACACCCCGACGGCGTGCGTGCCGACGGAGAAGGTGACGACCCGGGTGACGGTCACGGCGACCGGCACCCGGGAATTTTCGGCGGCACCTCCCACGCCGGTGGCCCGCGCGGACCTCGTCGACGCGAGCGCCCTCGGGGATCGGATGGCCATGGAGAGGCGTGGAGCCTGGCGTGCGCTCGTCGTGGCGGGTGCGCTGGTCATGGTCCTCGGTGGCTGCGGCGGACCGGACGGGCGGGCCTCGGCGGCGAGATCGCCGAGCGGGGACGCGGAAACCGGTGCGCGCGGTGGCGCCCCGCGGTCACCCACGCCCGCGCCCACGTCCTCGGCGCAGGCGAAGGTCTTCAGCACGTTCCGCCCCGTGGAGCCGCGGGACGCGCGAGCGCTGGAGGAGACCGCCGAGCTGATGCGGCAGCGGGCGGTGGACGCGGGTCTGACAGGGGCCGACGTCCAGGTCGCGGGGGAGGGGTCGGCCGCGACGATCACGGTCTCGGGCCCATGGAGCCGGCAGGAAGGGCTCAGGACGCTGGGCCGGACGGCACAGCTGGACTTTTGGCCCGTACGGGCCACCGCGGCGCTCGGGGAATCGGCCTGTCCGCGACCCGACGCGACGGCCTCGCCGGACGAACCGCTGACCGCCTGCGAGAAGAAGGACGGCGGCCACGCCACGTACTCCCTCGACACCGTCGCGGTCCCCGGCACCGACGTGGCCGACGCGGAGGCGGTCAACGACGAACAGACGCGACACGGCTGGCTCGTCCGGCTCCGGTTCACCGCCGCCGGAGCCGAGAGGTTCGCGGCTGTCACCGGACGGCTCGCCCAACAGCAGAGCCCCGCCAACCAGTTCGCGATCGTCCTCGACGGGACCGTGCTGTCTGCCCCGTCCGTCAGCCAGGCGATCACCGGCGGAAAAGCGGAGATCTACGGCTCCTTCACCGAGGCGTCGGCACGCGAACTCGCCGCCCAACTGCGCACCGGCGCCCTTCCGGTACGCCTCACGGAGCAGAGCGTCACTCGGCTGCCGCCGGGCTGA
- a CDS encoding mechanosensitive ion channel family protein, whose protein sequence is MDDLVVAGIPVVAGLLAAFLLRMLLKWLGKHADRTKWTGDDVIVAALRTVVPWGAVVGGVAIAAAALPLRSGYQRNTNQVLTVLMIFVVTMAAARLVAGLVRTVTQSRSGVAGSATIFVNITRVLVLAIGFLVVLQTLGISIAPMLTALGVGGLAVALALQDTLANLFAGVHILASKTVQPGDYIRLSSGEEGYVEDINWRQTTVRALSNNLIVIPNGELAKSNMTNFMRPEQQLTILVQVGVAYDSDLEHVERVTCEVVTEVMTRIEGAVPEHEPLVRFHTFGDSRIGFTVILGVGEFSDQFRIKHEFIKQLHKRYRQEGIRVPAPTRTVSLQQGAVVIPQQRDALDMTP, encoded by the coding sequence ATGGACGACCTGGTCGTCGCCGGCATCCCCGTGGTCGCGGGCTTGCTGGCGGCGTTCCTGCTGCGCATGCTGCTCAAGTGGCTGGGCAAGCACGCCGACCGCACCAAGTGGACCGGTGACGACGTCATCGTGGCCGCGCTGCGGACGGTGGTGCCGTGGGGTGCGGTGGTGGGCGGTGTCGCCATCGCGGCGGCGGCCCTGCCGCTGCGCTCGGGATACCAGCGCAACACCAACCAGGTGCTGACCGTGCTGATGATCTTCGTGGTCACGATGGCGGCGGCCCGTCTTGTCGCCGGTCTGGTGCGGACGGTCACCCAGTCCCGTTCCGGGGTCGCGGGCTCGGCCACGATCTTCGTGAACATCACCCGGGTATTGGTCCTGGCGATCGGTTTCCTGGTGGTGCTCCAGACGCTGGGCATCTCGATAGCGCCGATGCTCACCGCCCTCGGCGTCGGCGGTCTGGCGGTCGCCCTCGCGCTCCAGGACACCCTCGCCAATCTCTTCGCGGGCGTCCACATCCTCGCCTCCAAGACCGTCCAGCCCGGCGACTACATTCGGCTGAGCAGCGGCGAGGAGGGCTACGTCGAGGACATCAACTGGCGTCAGACGACCGTGCGCGCGCTCTCCAACAACCTGATCGTGATCCCCAACGGGGAGCTCGCCAAGTCGAACATGACCAACTTCATGCGCCCCGAGCAGCAGTTGACGATCCTGGTCCAGGTCGGTGTGGCCTACGACAGCGATCTGGAGCATGTCGAGCGGGTCACCTGCGAGGTCGTCACCGAGGTGATGACGCGGATCGAGGGCGCCGTCCCGGAGCACGAACCGCTGGTGCGTTTCCACACGTTCGGCGACTCCCGGATCGGCTTCACGGTGATCCTCGGGGTCGGCGAGTTCAGCGACCAGTTCCGGATCAAGCACGAGTTCATCAAGCAGCTCCACAAGCGCTACCGCCAGGAGGGCATCAGGGTCCCGGCGCCGACGCGGACGGTCTCCCTCCAGCAGGGCGCGGTGGTGATCCCGCAGCAGCGGGACGCGCTCGACATGACGCCGTAG
- a CDS encoding amino acid permease: MSRTTHGPSKPHDEEQRLRELGYRPVLARRMGGFGNFAISFSVISILSGCMTLYGFGLGAGGPAVMLWGWAGVGLFVLCVGLALAEVTSAYPTSGALYYMADRLGGRRWGWYTGWLNLLGLLGAIAGIDYGAALFTGAFMNLQWGFEPTPEKTMLIFLVILLLHAVLNLFGVRLVSLLNSISVWWHLAGVALIVGALAIVPDHHQSPSFVFTEFVNDTGWSSPLYVAAIGLLLAQYTFSGYDASAHLSEETSNASVSAARGIVRSIWVSWIAGFVLLTGLTFAIQDYDATRATDTGVPPAQILLDGLGTDGASALLIVVIVAQLFCGNAEVAAASRMVFAFSRDGALPGSGLWRKVSARTQTPVTAVWLSVVVAALLALPSLYSATAYGAVTAINVIGITPAYAIPVLLRLRAGDRFQPGPWSLGRWSKPIGWTAVVWVAFVTVLFCLPQSSPVTVDTMNYASVALAVVLLLATVWWYAARRSYGTPTTAAYSDQEQAELAEGIV, encoded by the coding sequence ATGTCCCGTACCACCCACGGTCCGTCGAAACCGCACGACGAGGAACAACGTCTGCGGGAACTCGGCTACCGGCCCGTCCTCGCCCGCCGTATGGGCGGCTTCGGCAACTTCGCGATCAGCTTCTCGGTGATCTCGATCCTGTCCGGCTGCATGACCCTGTACGGCTTCGGCCTCGGCGCGGGCGGCCCCGCGGTGATGCTGTGGGGCTGGGCGGGCGTCGGCCTGTTCGTGCTGTGCGTGGGCCTCGCGCTGGCGGAGGTCACCAGCGCCTATCCGACCTCGGGCGCCCTGTACTACATGGCCGACCGGCTCGGCGGGCGCCGCTGGGGCTGGTACACCGGCTGGCTCAACCTGCTGGGTCTGCTGGGCGCGATCGCCGGTATCGACTACGGCGCCGCCCTGTTCACCGGCGCGTTCATGAACCTCCAGTGGGGCTTCGAGCCGACACCGGAGAAGACGATGCTGATCTTCCTGGTGATCCTGCTGCTGCACGCCGTGCTGAACCTGTTCGGCGTCCGTCTGGTCAGCCTCCTCAACTCCATCAGTGTCTGGTGGCACTTGGCGGGCGTGGCACTCATCGTCGGCGCGCTCGCGATCGTCCCCGACCACCACCAGTCGCCGTCCTTCGTCTTCACCGAGTTCGTCAACGACACCGGCTGGTCAAGCCCCTTGTACGTGGCGGCGATCGGCCTCCTCCTCGCCCAGTACACGTTCTCCGGCTACGACGCCTCGGCGCACCTGTCCGAGGAAACGTCCAACGCGTCGGTGTCGGCGGCCCGCGGCATCGTCCGCTCCATCTGGGTCTCCTGGATCGCCGGTTTCGTGCTGCTGACGGGACTGACCTTCGCCATCCAGGACTACGACGCCACCCGGGCCACCGACACCGGGGTGCCGCCCGCGCAGATCCTCCTCGACGGCCTCGGCACGGACGGGGCGAGCGCGCTGCTCATCGTGGTGATCGTCGCCCAGCTGTTCTGCGGCAACGCCGAGGTGGCCGCCGCCAGCCGCATGGTGTTCGCGTTCAGCCGGGACGGGGCGCTGCCGGGTTCCGGTCTCTGGCGCAAGGTCAGCGCCCGCACCCAGACGCCGGTCACCGCGGTCTGGTTGTCGGTGGTGGTCGCGGCCCTGCTCGCGCTGCCGTCCCTGTACTCGGCGACGGCGTACGGCGCGGTGACCGCCATCAACGTCATCGGCATCACCCCGGCGTACGCCATCCCGGTGCTGCTGCGGCTGCGCGCGGGGGATCGTTTCCAGCCTGGTCCATGGAGCCTGGGGCGGTGGAGCAAGCCGATCGGCTGGACGGCCGTGGTGTGGGTGGCGTTCGTGACGGTGCTGTTCTGTCTGCCGCAGTCGTCGCCGGTGACGGTCGACACGATGAACTACGCGTCCGTCGCGCTGGCCGTCGTACTGCTTCTCGCCACCGTGTGGTGGTACGCCGCCCGTCGTTCGTACGGGACGCCCACCACGGCCGCCTACTCCGACCAGGAACAGGCCGAACTGGCGGAGGGCATCGTCTGA